A stretch of Streptomyces vietnamensis DNA encodes these proteins:
- a CDS encoding beta-ketoacyl-[acyl-carrier-protein] synthase family protein: MTGRRVVVTGIEVLAPGGIGAKNFWNLLSEGRTATRGITFFDPTPFRSRVAAEIDFDPYEHGLGPQEVRRLDRAAQFAVVAARGAVADSGVELDRLDPYRVGVTVGSAVGATMGLDEEYRVVSDGGRLDLVDHAYAAPHLYNHMVPSSFAAEVAWAVGAEGPSTVVSTGCTSGIDSVGYAVELIREGSADVMIAGSSDAPISPITMACFDAIKATTPRNDDAEHASRPFDGTRNGFVLGEGAAVFVLEELESAKKRGAHIYAEIAGYATRSNAYHMTGLRPDGAEMAEAIRVALDEARLNVEAIDYINAHGSGTKQNDRHETAAFKRSLGEHAYRTPVSSIKSMVGHSLGAIGSIEIAASALAMEHNVVPPTANLHTPDPECDLDYVPIVAREQLTDAVLTVGSGFGGFQSAMVLTRPERSLV, from the coding sequence ATGACCGGGCGACGGGTTGTCGTCACCGGCATCGAAGTGCTGGCTCCCGGAGGCATCGGGGCCAAGAACTTCTGGAACCTGCTGAGCGAGGGCCGCACGGCGACGCGCGGCATCACCTTCTTCGACCCGACGCCGTTCCGCTCCCGGGTCGCCGCGGAGATCGACTTCGATCCGTACGAGCACGGGCTCGGCCCCCAGGAGGTCCGGCGCCTCGACCGGGCCGCCCAGTTCGCCGTGGTCGCGGCGCGCGGTGCGGTCGCCGACAGCGGCGTCGAGCTGGACCGCCTCGACCCGTACCGCGTCGGCGTCACCGTGGGCAGCGCCGTCGGCGCCACCATGGGCCTCGACGAGGAGTACCGGGTCGTCAGCGACGGCGGCCGGCTCGATCTCGTCGACCACGCCTACGCGGCCCCGCACCTCTACAACCACATGGTCCCCAGCTCCTTCGCGGCCGAGGTCGCCTGGGCCGTCGGCGCCGAGGGGCCCAGCACCGTGGTGTCCACGGGTTGCACCTCCGGCATCGACTCGGTGGGCTACGCCGTCGAGCTGATCCGCGAGGGATCGGCCGACGTCATGATCGCCGGCTCGTCCGACGCCCCGATCTCCCCGATCACCATGGCCTGCTTCGACGCGATCAAGGCCACCACCCCCCGCAACGACGACGCGGAGCACGCGTCCCGTCCCTTCGACGGCACCCGGAACGGCTTCGTCCTGGGTGAGGGCGCCGCCGTCTTCGTCCTCGAGGAGCTGGAGAGCGCGAAGAAGCGCGGCGCGCACATCTACGCGGAGATCGCCGGCTACGCGACGCGCAGCAACGCCTACCACATGACGGGTCTGCGCCCGGACGGTGCCGAGATGGCGGAGGCGATCCGGGTCGCACTCGACGAGGCGCGGCTGAACGTGGAGGCGATCGACTACATCAACGCGCACGGCTCCGGCACCAAGCAGAACGACCGCCACGAGACCGCCGCCTTCAAGCGGAGCCTGGGCGAGCACGCCTACCGCACCCCGGTGAGCTCGATCAAGTCGATGGTCGGGCACTCGCTCGGCGCGATCGGCTCCATCGAGATCGCCGCCTCGGCCCTGGCGATGGAACACAACGTGGTGCCGCCCACGGCGAACCTCCACACCCCCGACCCGGAGTGCGACCTCGACTACGTGCCGATCGTCGCGCGCGAGCAGCTGACGGACGCGGTCCTCACCGTCGGCAGCGGATTCGGCGGATTCCAGAGCGCCATGGTGCTCACACGTCCCGAGAGGAGCCTCGTATGA
- a CDS encoding acyl carrier protein, translating to MATELFTLDDLKRILLEAAGADEGVDLDGDILDTEFELLGYESLALLETGGRIEREYGITLDDDALTDAVTPRALIDAVNAQFAAARAA from the coding sequence ATGGCCACTGAACTCTTCACCCTCGACGACCTGAAGCGGATCCTCCTGGAGGCCGCGGGCGCGGACGAAGGCGTCGACCTGGACGGCGACATCCTGGACACCGAGTTCGAGCTCCTCGGTTACGAGTCGCTGGCGCTCCTGGAGACGGGCGGGCGCATCGAGCGCGAGTACGGCATCACCCTCGACGACGACGCGCTGACCGACGCCGTCACCCCGCGTGCCCTCATCGACGCCGTCAACGCGCAGTTCGCCGCCGCCCGCGCCGCCTGA
- a CDS encoding ketosynthase chain-length factor — MTGPAPASVVVTGLGIASPNGLGTQDYWAATRSGKSGIGRITHFDPSGYPAKLAGEIPGFEASEHLPSRLIPQTDRMTRIALAATDWALADAGVTPEELPEFDMGVVTASASGGFEFGQGELQKLWSQGSQYVSAYQSFAWFYAVNSGQISIRNGMKGPSGVVVSDQAGGIDAVAQARRQIRKGTSLVVSGAVDASICPWGWVAQLASGRLSTSEEPTRAYVPFDRDARGYVPGEGGAILILEDAEAARARGARVYGEIAGYGATIDPKPGTGREPGLRKAIELALADAGLAPGEVDVVFADAAADPELDRAEAEAITAVFGPRGVPVTAPKTMTGRLYSGAAPLDLAAAFLAMEDGVIPPTTHIDPSPEYDLDLVVSQPRSARIRAALVLARGHGGFNSAMVVRAVDQHVRGIAS, encoded by the coding sequence ATGACCGGCCCCGCGCCCGCCTCCGTGGTGGTGACCGGCCTCGGCATCGCCTCCCCGAACGGCCTCGGCACCCAGGACTACTGGGCGGCCACCCGCAGCGGCAAGAGCGGCATCGGCCGCATCACCCACTTCGACCCGTCGGGCTACCCCGCGAAACTCGCCGGAGAGATCCCCGGTTTCGAGGCGTCGGAGCACCTGCCGAGCCGTCTCATCCCGCAGACCGACCGGATGACGCGGATCGCGCTCGCCGCCACCGACTGGGCGCTCGCCGACGCCGGCGTGACCCCCGAGGAACTCCCCGAGTTCGACATGGGCGTGGTCACGGCCAGTGCGTCCGGTGGCTTCGAGTTCGGCCAGGGCGAGCTGCAGAAGCTGTGGAGCCAGGGCAGCCAGTACGTCTCCGCGTACCAGTCCTTCGCCTGGTTCTACGCCGTCAACAGCGGCCAGATCTCCATCCGCAACGGCATGAAGGGCCCCAGCGGCGTCGTCGTCAGCGACCAGGCGGGGGGCATCGACGCGGTGGCGCAGGCCCGGCGGCAGATCCGCAAGGGCACGAGCCTGGTCGTGTCCGGCGCCGTGGACGCCTCGATCTGCCCCTGGGGCTGGGTGGCCCAGCTCGCGAGCGGCAGGCTGAGCACCAGCGAGGAGCCGACCCGGGCGTACGTCCCCTTCGACCGTGACGCCCGGGGGTACGTGCCGGGCGAAGGCGGCGCGATCCTGATCCTGGAGGACGCCGAAGCGGCACGCGCGCGGGGCGCGCGGGTCTACGGCGAGATCGCCGGGTACGGCGCCACCATCGACCCCAAGCCCGGGACCGGCCGTGAGCCCGGCCTGCGCAAGGCCATCGAACTGGCCCTCGCCGACGCCGGCCTCGCCCCGGGCGAGGTGGACGTGGTCTTCGCCGACGCGGCGGCCGACCCCGAGCTCGACCGGGCCGAGGCCGAGGCGATCACCGCCGTCTTCGGACCCCGGGGCGTCCCGGTCACCGCCCCCAAGACCATGACCGGACGCCTCTACTCGGGCGCCGCGCCGCTCGACCTGGCCGCCGCGTTCCTGGCCATGGAGGACGGCGTCATCCCGCCCACCACGCACATCGACCCGTCCCCGGAGTACGACCTGGACCTGGTCGTCTCCCAGCCCCGCTCCGCCCGGATCCGCGCCGCGCTGGTGCTGGCCAGGGGCCACGGCGGGTTCAACTCCGCGATGGTCGTCCGAGCCGTCGACCAGCACGTGCGCGGCATCGCTTCTTGA
- a CDS encoding TcmI family type II polyketide cyclase, whose protein sequence is MHSTLIVARLQPGAATDVARLFGAFDETEMPHLMGTRRRQLFSYRGLYFHLQDFDEDNGGELIEKAKSDPRFVGISNDLKPFIEAYDPATWRSPADAMAERFYHWEVSA, encoded by the coding sequence ATGCACAGCACGCTCATCGTCGCCCGCCTGCAACCCGGCGCGGCGACCGACGTGGCCCGACTCTTCGGTGCGTTCGACGAGACCGAGATGCCCCATCTCATGGGAACGCGGCGTCGCCAGCTGTTCTCGTACCGGGGCCTGTACTTCCACCTCCAGGACTTCGACGAGGACAACGGCGGCGAGCTGATCGAGAAGGCCAAGTCCGACCCGCGCTTCGTCGGCATCAGCAACGACCTGAAGCCCTTCATCGAGGCGTACGACCCGGCGACCTGGCGTTCGCCCGCCGACGCCATGGCCGAGCGCTTCTACCACTGGGAGGTGTCGGCATGA
- a CDS encoding acetyl/propionyl/methylcrotonyl-CoA carboxylase subunit alpha, with product MRKVLIANRGEIAVRVARACRDSGITSVAVYADPDRDALHVRVADEAFALGGDTPATSYLDAAKVLRAAADSGADAVHPGYGFLSENAEFAQAVLDAGLIWIGPPPQAIRDLGDKVSARHIALRAGAPLVAGTPDPVAGADEVVAFAEEHGLPVAIKAAFGGGGRGLKVARTLEEVPELYESAVREAVAAFGRGECFVERYLDRPRHVETQCLADRYGNVVVVSTRDCSLQRRHQKLVEEAPAPFLSREQEAELYAASKAILKEAGYVGAGTVEFLVGVDGTISFLEVNTRLQVEHPVTEEVTGIDLVREMFRIADGEELGYGDPEIRGHSFEFRINGEDPGRNFLPAPGTVTAFGPPSGPGVRLDTGVEAGSVVGPAWDSLLAKLVITGATREQALRRAARALGEFTVEGMATALPFHRKVVTDPAFAPELQGEEGPFAVHTRWIETGFSNDIPAFAAPGEAGADGEAGRETLVIEVGGRRLEVSIPSPSSLGTVVARGGAAVGSRPARRPARTSGPAASGGHLVSPMQGTIVKVGVEDGQEVKEGDLIVVLEAMKMEQPLNAHRSGTVSGLSAQVGASITSGTVICEIRD from the coding sequence GTGCGCAAGGTGCTCATCGCCAACCGCGGCGAGATCGCTGTCCGCGTGGCCCGGGCCTGCCGGGATTCGGGGATCACGAGTGTGGCCGTGTACGCGGATCCGGACCGGGATGCCCTGCATGTGAGGGTGGCGGACGAGGCGTTCGCGCTCGGTGGTGACACACCGGCGACGAGCTATCTCGATGCCGCCAAGGTGCTGCGGGCGGCGGCCGATTCCGGTGCGGACGCGGTGCATCCCGGTTATGGGTTCCTTTCGGAGAACGCCGAGTTCGCGCAGGCGGTCCTGGACGCCGGGCTGATCTGGATCGGTCCGCCGCCGCAGGCCATTCGTGATCTGGGTGACAAGGTGTCGGCCCGTCACATCGCCCTGCGTGCCGGCGCGCCCCTGGTCGCCGGTACCCCGGACCCCGTGGCCGGTGCCGACGAGGTCGTGGCGTTCGCCGAGGAGCACGGCCTGCCGGTCGCGATCAAGGCCGCCTTCGGTGGTGGCGGTCGCGGTCTGAAGGTCGCCCGCACCCTGGAGGAAGTACCGGAGCTGTACGAGTCGGCGGTGCGCGAGGCCGTCGCCGCGTTCGGTCGGGGCGAGTGCTTCGTCGAGCGGTACCTCGACCGGCCGCGGCACGTGGAGACCCAGTGCCTGGCCGACCGGTACGGCAATGTGGTCGTCGTGTCGACACGGGACTGCTCGCTGCAGCGGCGGCACCAGAAGCTGGTCGAGGAGGCGCCCGCGCCGTTCCTGTCGCGGGAGCAGGAGGCCGAGCTGTATGCGGCGTCCAAAGCCATTCTGAAGGAGGCCGGTTACGTCGGCGCCGGCACCGTGGAGTTTCTCGTCGGTGTCGACGGCACGATCTCCTTCCTGGAGGTCAACACGCGTCTGCAGGTCGAGCACCCGGTGACCGAGGAGGTCACCGGCATCGATCTCGTCCGCGAGATGTTCCGGATCGCCGACGGCGAGGAGCTCGGCTACGGAGACCCGGAGATCCGCGGTCACTCCTTCGAGTTCCGCATCAACGGCGAGGACCCGGGCCGCAACTTCCTCCCGGCCCCCGGCACCGTCACCGCCTTCGGGCCGCCGTCCGGGCCCGGTGTGCGCCTCGACACCGGTGTCGAGGCCGGGTCGGTGGTCGGTCCGGCCTGGGACTCCCTGCTCGCCAAGCTCGTCATCACCGGCGCCACCCGTGAGCAGGCTCTGCGGCGGGCCGCCCGTGCTCTGGGCGAGTTCACGGTGGAGGGGATGGCCACCGCCCTCCCGTTCCACCGGAAGGTGGTCACCGATCCTGCCTTCGCCCCCGAACTGCAGGGCGAGGAAGGACCGTTCGCCGTCCACACGCGCTGGATCGAGACCGGGTTCAGCAACGACATCCCCGCGTTCGCGGCGCCCGGCGAGGCCGGGGCCGACGGAGAGGCCGGCCGCGAGACCCTGGTCATCGAAGTCGGAGGCAGGCGCCTGGAGGTCTCCATCCCCTCCCCGTCGTCGCTGGGCACGGTGGTGGCCCGCGGCGGTGCGGCCGTCGGGTCCAGACCTGCGCGCCGCCCGGCCAGGACGTCGGGGCCCGCCGCTTCCGGTGGCCACCTCGTCTCGCCGATGCAGGGAACCATCGTCAAGGTGGGCGTCGAGGACGGCCAGGAGGTCAAGGAGGGCGATCTCATCGTCGTCCTGGAGGCGATGAAGATGGAACAGCCCCTCAACGCCCACCGCTCCGGCACCGTCAGCGGGCTCTCCGCGCAGGTCGGTGCGTCGATCACCTCCGGCACGGTCATCTGTGAGATCAGGGATTGA